ACCAGATTGCGCAGCTTCGCACGGAGGGTTCTCGGTCGGTGGTTCACCGGGCTTGTGTCGATGATGGCCAGCAGCCCCACTGAGTCACCCGCTTCGTGAAGCTGCCGGGCCATCTCGTGGGCCACGATGCCGCCGAACGAGTAGCCTCCGATCATGTAGGGACCTTCTGCTTGCACTGCGCGCATCTGTGTGATGTAGTACATCGCCATCTCGCGCACGGTTCGCAGGGGCTGCTCGCGTCCATCGAGCCCGCGTGGCTGAAATCCGTAGAACGGGTTGCGCAGGCCGCAGTGGCGCGCCAGGTCACGACACACGTCACCGATGAAGGCGTGCACGCAGAAGAAGGGCGGCCCATCGCCGCGAGGCTGGAGGCACACCAGTGCGCGCAGGTGGGCCTCCCAGCCGGCCTCGCGCAGGCGCTTCGACAGCGCGCGGGGGGTGGGGGCTTCGAAGAGCACCTGAAGCGACGACACCGGGCGCTCGAGGGTCTGCTCGAGACGGCTCAGCAGGCGCACGGCGAGAAGCGATGTGCCTCCCCGCTCGAAGAAGCTGTCGTCAAGCTGCACGGGCTGCCCGCCGAGAACATCTTCGAACGATTTCCTGATCTGGAACTCGAGCAGGTCTTCTGTCTCCGCGTCAGTCGAGGGCTTCGCTCGCTCTGAGATGGTCGGGCGGGGCAGCCGTGCGCGATCGATCTTCCCGTTCGCGGTGAGGGGGAAGCTCTCCATGGGAACGAACGCGCTGGGCACCATGTACTCGGGGAGCTGACGAAGCAGTGCCTCGCGCAGGGCGCCGATGTCTGCATCGCCGCAGAACCAGGCCACGAGACGTCGCTCACCACTGTCATCATCAGAGACGCACACAACCGCGTCGCGTATGCTCGGCTGTCGCGCGAGAGCGGCCTCGATCTCTCCGAGCTCGATGCGGAATCCGCGTATCTTCACCTGACCGTCGAGACGTCCCAGGAACTCGATGGCTGCGTCGGAACGCAGACGAACCAGGTCTCCCGAGCGGTAGACGCGTGCGTTTGGCGCGTCGCAGAACGGATCGGGCGTGAAGCTCGCCGCGCTCAGATCGGGCGCATGGAGGTAATCGAGGGCGACCTGCGGGCCACCGATCCACAGCTCGCCGGGCACGCCCCTGGGCACGAGGCAGCCTTCTGAATCGACGATGTAGGTTCGCACCCCGGGCAGCGGGCGACCGATGGGAACGCTGCCTTCCTCGTGGCCGACCCTGTGGGCCAGCACGTAGCAGGTGGTCTCGGTCGGCCCATACACGTTCTGCAGCTCGGCCACGCGGGTCGACAGCTCTCGGGCGAGATCGGTCGACATGGGCTCGCCGCCGCAGAGCAGCTTCATGCGCGCGTCGCCTCGCCAACCCGCGTCGATCAGCATGCGAAAGGTGGAGGGTGTCGCGAATGACGCGCTTGCGCGCCCCGTCTCGAACAGCTGGCGCAGACGCAACCCATCGCTCACCATGTCGCGTGGCACTGGGGCTACCGCCGCCCCGATGGAGAGGGGGAGCAGCAGATCGCCAACGTGCATGTCGAAGGTGAGCGGACTGGTGAACCAGACCGTGTCGTCTTCATCGATCCAGGCCGTCGACGTCGCCTGAAGGAAGGCCGCCAGGGAGCGATGCCTCACACGAACCCCCTTGGGGCGACCGGTCGAGCCAGACGTGTAGATGACGTAGGCCAGATCGTCGAGCGCGGGACGGGGCGCCGCTGGCGCGCTGGGAAGGGCCGCCAGCAGCTCGCTCTCGGCGAGGTCGTCGAGAACGAGTCGCCGGATGCCGGAGGCTCTCCCCTTGTGCGTCAGGCATCGCTCGGTGATGACCACTTCGACCGACGCGTCTTCGAGCATGAAGTCGATGCGTTCGTCCGGGTGCTTCGCGTCGAGCCCCAGGTACGCCGCCCCCGCTTTCAGCACGCCCAGCACCGCGATGGGCACGAGAGTGCTGTCCTGGAGAAGAACGCCAACAAAGGTTCCAGGGCGAATCCCCAGACTGATGAGCCGATGCGCGAGCTGCTCGGCTTGCGTGTTCAGCGCATCAAAGGTCAGGGTGGCCGCGTCTCCCACCACGGCCGGCCTCGTTCCTCTTCGTCTCGCACTGGCCTCGAACAGATCGACGAAGGTGCCTTCGGGCGACGCGGGGGCAGGCAGGCTGACGGAGACGAGCGAGGCCCGCTCGTCGGGAGTGAGTACGTTGATCTCGCCGATGGTTTGCAGCGGGTTCTCGAGCATGGCGTCGACGACGGTCAGGAAGTGATCGGCCAGCAGCGCCTGGCACGGCTCCGGAAACGCTTCTTCGAGGGTGTCGAGCGAGAGCGTGAGCCGGTTGCTCGCGGAGAAGTCGTGGATGTTCATCACGAGGGCCTGGCTGGCGTGCTCGGTGAACACCCACTCATGCTCGACCGCGTGTCCCGCGAACTGCGCAAGCGTAGCGGGCAGGTAGTTCACCACCACGTCCCAGGCCCGCTTGCCTACAGGGTTCGATACCGCGTATCGGGCGTGCTCCAGCGCCTCCAGTCCGGCGTCGGTGACCCGCTCGAGAAGCGTGACGAAGGTGTCGCGAGGCGAGAGACGCACGCGCATGGGGAGCAGCTGCATGAGCAGCCCCGGCGTGCCGAGATACGTGGCGGTGCGGTTGTGGTGGCTCAGTGCAAGGGTGAGCGCCTCGTTGGGGCCCGTCTTGTGAA
This region of Pseudomonadota bacterium genomic DNA includes:
- a CDS encoding amino acid adenylation domain-containing protein; amino-acid sequence: MSPLVSIPKDAGASLDDVQAQSNLTPRQLLIWVSQEMDPRAFDQNVAGLFIVDAAIDGRAFQQAAQMLVQSCDCLRTVIDAAHGVPRQRVLNHIDVMIETLDLRGTAQPERIVRHLASERVRRPFELRRQLFELSLYHLQDARSAWLLTMHHIVSDGASVAIMLEMLSGLYAQALRGEPLSLAHEVVPFKAFIDSQRAYVASAEHTADAAWWAAQLADGSPTRLYGKRAPTLGGKARRRTVGLGDARSTRLRALAERVSPLLGTHQGTQNLLVTALLVWLHKTGPNEALTLALSHHNRTATYLGTPGLLMQLLPMRVRLSPRDTFVTLLERVTDAGLEALEHARYAVSNPVGKRAWDVVVNYLPATLAQFAGHAVEHEWVFTEHASQALVMNIHDFSASNRLTLSLDTLEEAFPEPCQALLADHFLTVVDAMLENPLQTIGEINVLTPDERASLVSVSLPAPASPEGTFVDLFEASARRRGTRPAVVGDAATLTFDALNTQAEQLAHRLISLGIRPGTFVGVLLQDSTLVPIAVLGVLKAGAAYLGLDAKHPDERIDFMLEDASVEVVITERCLTHKGRASGIRRLVLDDLAESELLAALPSAPAAPRPALDDLAYVIYTSGSTGRPKGVRVRHRSLAAFLQATSTAWIDEDDTVWFTSPLTFDMHVGDLLLPLSIGAAVAPVPRDMVSDGLRLRQLFETGRASASFATPSTFRMLIDAGWRGDARMKLLCGGEPMSTDLARELSTRVAELQNVYGPTETTCYVLAHRVGHEEGSVPIGRPLPGVRTYIVDSEGCLVPRGVPGELWIGGPQVALDYLHAPDLSAASFTPDPFCDAPNARVYRSGDLVRLRSDAAIEFLGRLDGQVKIRGFRIELGEIEAALARQPSIRDAVVCVSDDDSGERRLVAWFCGDADIGALREALLRQLPEYMVPSAFVPMESFPLTANGKIDRARLPRPTISERAKPSTDAETEDLLEFQIRKSFEDVLGGQPVQLDDSFFERGGTSLLAVRLLSRLEQTLERPVSSLQVLFEAPTPRALSKRLREAGWEAHLRALVCLQPRGDGPPFFCVHAFIGDVCRDLARHCGLRNPFYGFQPRGLDGREQPLRTVREMAMYYITQMRAVQAEGPYMIGGYSFGGIVAHEMARQLHEAGDSVGLLAIIDTSPVNHRPRTLRAKLRNLVNRPLIAAEQMMAALRRASSHSLAARVGRRLRLATRRPTGDRSDARAFAGVIGMISEMYGMSSWPRNYQQIAQQNLLAMLGHTPGCYPGEVTLIRRRSATYRFALEPDDRAWSEVAERVTIHHVDGDHDEIMVEPGVRQVGSIVRACLTSAALMSSPSPQSSERHDKEPS